One Pseudomonas sp. HOU2 genomic window carries:
- a CDS encoding TetR/AcrR family transcriptional regulator, whose translation MHKEPRKVREFRRREQEILDTALKLFLEQGEDSVTVEMIADAVGIGKGTIYKHFKSKAEIYLRLMLDYERDLNELLHSADVDKDKEALSRAYFEFRMRDPQRYRLFDRLEEKVVKGNQVPEMVEELHKIRASNFERLTLLIKGRISEGKLEDVPPYFHYCASWALVHGAVALYHSPFWSNVLEDQEGFFQFLMDIGVRMGNKRKRDPETPSS comes from the coding sequence ATGCACAAAGAACCTCGTAAGGTCCGTGAGTTTCGTCGCCGCGAGCAAGAAATTCTCGATACCGCGCTCAAGCTGTTCCTCGAACAAGGTGAAGACAGTGTCACCGTCGAGATGATTGCTGATGCCGTGGGTATCGGCAAAGGCACGATCTACAAGCATTTCAAATCCAAGGCCGAGATCTATCTGCGCCTGATGCTCGATTACGAGCGTGATTTGAACGAGCTGCTGCATTCGGCCGATGTCGACAAGGACAAGGAAGCGCTGTCCCGTGCCTACTTCGAATTCCGCATGCGCGACCCGCAGCGCTATCGCCTGTTCGACCGTCTCGAAGAGAAGGTGGTAAAAGGCAATCAGGTGCCGGAAATGGTCGAGGAGCTGCACAAGATCCGTGCCTCGAACTTCGAACGCCTGACCTTGCTCATCAAGGGCCGGATCAGCGAAGGCAAGCTCGAAGACGTGCCGCCATACTTCCACTACTGCGCGTCCTGGGCGCTGGTGCACGGCGCGGTGGCGCTGTATCACTCGCCGTTCTGGAGCAATGTGCTGGAAGATCAGGAAGGTTTCTTCCAGTTCCTGATGGACATTGGCGTGCGCATGGGCAACAAGCGCAAGCGCGACCCGGAAACCCCGAGCAGCTGA
- a CDS encoding TatD family hydrolase, with product MLVDSHCHLDRLDLAAHDGSLDAALVAARQRGVGHFLCIGVSADNAADVKALAERYDDVDCSVGVHPLDVQPGAAPALDWLLQELNHPKVVAIGETGLDYHYEPEAAELQQASFRLHLQAAQQTGKPVIIHTRGARADTLELLREAALPQAGVLHCFTEDWDMAKAALDMGYYISLSGIVTFRNADALRDVASKVPADRLLVETDSPYLAPIPYRGKPNLPQYVREVAEFLAMLRGENYERFAEQTTENFKRLFPLASVKSAM from the coding sequence ATGCTCGTAGATTCCCATTGTCACCTTGATCGCCTCGACCTCGCCGCCCATGACGGCTCGCTGGATGCTGCGCTCGTTGCAGCTCGCCAGCGCGGGGTAGGGCACTTTCTGTGCATCGGCGTGAGTGCCGACAACGCCGCCGACGTCAAAGCCCTCGCCGAACGCTATGACGACGTCGATTGCTCGGTCGGTGTGCATCCGCTGGATGTGCAACCGGGCGCTGCGCCTGCGCTGGACTGGCTGCTGCAGGAGCTCAATCACCCGAAAGTGGTGGCGATCGGTGAGACCGGTCTGGATTACCACTACGAACCGGAAGCCGCCGAGCTGCAGCAGGCATCCTTCCGCCTGCATCTGCAAGCGGCGCAGCAGACCGGCAAACCGGTGATCATCCACACCCGTGGCGCCCGTGCCGATACCCTTGAGCTGTTGCGAGAAGCGGCGTTGCCCCAGGCTGGTGTGCTGCATTGCTTCACCGAAGACTGGGACATGGCCAAAGCGGCGCTGGACATGGGTTATTACATTTCCCTGTCGGGCATTGTCACCTTCCGCAACGCCGACGCTCTGCGCGACGTGGCGAGCAAAGTGCCGGCCGATCGCCTGCTGGTGGAGACCGACTCACCGTATCTGGCGCCGATCCCGTATCGCGGCAAGCCGAACCTGCCGCAGTACGTGCGCGAAGTCGCGGAGTTTCTGGCGATGCTGCGTGGGGAAAACTACGAGCGGTTTGCCGAGCAGACCACCGAGAACTTCAAGCGCCTGTTCCCCTTGGCGAGTGTTAAATCCGCCATGTAG
- a CDS encoding PilZ domain-containing protein yields the protein MNEAISPGPRNGILSLTIKDKSVLYAAYMPFIKNGGLFIPTNKSYKLGDEVFMLLNLMDEAEKIPVAGKVAWITPKGAQGNRAAGVGVQFNDGDNTARSRIETHLAGALKSDRPTHTM from the coding sequence ATGAATGAAGCCATCAGCCCCGGGCCGCGCAACGGCATCCTGTCCCTGACGATCAAGGACAAATCGGTGCTGTACGCCGCCTACATGCCGTTCATCAAGAACGGTGGCTTGTTCATCCCGACCAACAAGAGCTACAAGTTGGGCGACGAGGTGTTCATGCTGCTGAACCTGATGGACGAGGCGGAGAAGATTCCGGTGGCCGGCAAGGTCGCCTGGATTACCCCCAAAGGCGCCCAGGGCAACCGTGCAGCTGGCGTCGGCGTGCAATTCAACGATGGCGACAACACCGCCCGCAGTCGCATCGAAACCCATCTGGCCGGAGCACTGAAGTCCGACCGTCCCACTCATACGATGTAA
- a CDS encoding DNA polymerase III subunit delta', with the protein MAEAYPWQDSLWQQLAGRSQHAHAYLLHGPAGIGKRALAERLMASLLCQRPTPEACGECKSCLLLKAGSHPDNYILEPEEADKAIKVDQVRDLVSFVVQTAQLGGRKVVLIEPVESMNINAANALLKSLEEPSGDTVLLLVSHQPSRLLPTIKSRCVQQACPLPGEAMSLQWLAQALPECSEDERIELLTLAAGSPLAAVSLQSQGVREQRAQVVEGVKKLLKQQQSPTQLAEEWKNIPMLRLFDWFCDWSSLILRYQLTQDENGLGLTDMRKVVQYLAQKSAQGKVLDIQDWILAQRQKVLSKANLNPALLLEALLVQWAGLPGQR; encoded by the coding sequence GTGGCTGAGGCCTATCCATGGCAGGACAGCCTCTGGCAGCAACTGGCCGGACGTAGCCAGCACGCCCACGCGTACCTGCTGCACGGCCCGGCCGGGATCGGCAAGCGCGCGCTGGCCGAGCGTCTGATGGCCAGCCTGCTGTGTCAGCGTCCGACGCCGGAGGCGTGCGGTGAGTGCAAATCCTGCCTGCTGCTCAAGGCCGGCAGCCACCCGGACAACTACATCCTTGAGCCGGAAGAAGCCGACAAGGCGATCAAGGTCGATCAGGTCCGTGATCTGGTCAGTTTCGTGGTGCAGACCGCGCAACTGGGCGGGCGCAAGGTGGTGCTGATCGAGCCGGTGGAGTCGATGAACATCAACGCCGCCAACGCTTTGCTCAAGAGCCTTGAGGAGCCCTCCGGCGATACGGTGCTGTTGCTGGTCAGTCACCAGCCGAGCCGTTTGCTGCCGACGATCAAGAGCCGCTGCGTGCAGCAGGCATGTCCGCTGCCGGGCGAGGCCATGAGCCTGCAATGGCTGGCGCAGGCGCTGCCGGAGTGTTCCGAAGACGAACGCATCGAATTGCTGACGCTGGCAGCCGGTTCGCCACTGGCGGCGGTCAGTCTGCAGTCCCAGGGCGTGCGCGAACAGCGGGCGCAGGTGGTCGAAGGGGTGAAGAAGCTGCTCAAGCAGCAGCAATCGCCGACGCAACTGGCCGAGGAATGGAAAAACATTCCGATGCTGCGTTTGTTTGATTGGTTCTGCGACTGGTCGAGCCTGATCCTGCGTTATCAACTGACCCAGGATGAAAACGGCCTCGGTCTGACCGATATGCGCAAAGTCGTGCAGTACCTGGCGCAGAAAAGCGCCCAGGGCAAAGTCCTCGATATTCAGGACTGGATTCTCGCCCAGCGGCAGAAAGTCCTGAGCAAAGCCAACCTCAACCCGGCCCTGCTGCTGGAAGCGTTATTGGTGCAATGGGCGGGATTGCCTGGTCAAAGATAA
- the tmk gene encoding dTMP kinase, producing the protein MTGLFITLEGPEGAGKSTNREYLAERLRAEGVEVVLTREPGGTPLAERIRDVLLAPADEVMNPDTELLLVFAARAQHLAEVIRPALARGAVVLCDRFTDSTYAYQGGGRGLSLERIAALETFVQGDLRPDLTLIFDLPVEIGLARASARGRLDRFELEGRAFFEAVRNAFLQRAEADPARYVRIDAGQPLVKVQQSLDTLIPNLLELIRG; encoded by the coding sequence GTGACTGGCTTGTTTATTACCCTGGAAGGCCCGGAAGGCGCCGGCAAGAGCACCAACCGCGAATACCTCGCCGAGCGCCTGCGCGCCGAAGGTGTCGAAGTGGTGCTGACCCGCGAGCCCGGCGGTACGCCACTCGCCGAGCGCATCCGCGATGTGCTGCTGGCCCCGGCCGATGAAGTCATGAACCCCGACACCGAGCTGCTGCTGGTGTTCGCCGCACGCGCCCAGCATCTGGCCGAGGTGATCCGCCCGGCGCTGGCTCGCGGCGCCGTTGTATTGTGCGATCGTTTTACCGACTCGACTTACGCCTATCAGGGCGGCGGTCGCGGTTTGTCGCTGGAGCGCATTGCCGCGCTGGAGACGTTCGTTCAGGGCGACCTGCGTCCGGATCTGACGCTGATTTTCGATCTGCCGGTGGAAATCGGCCTGGCCCGCGCCAGTGCCCGTGGCCGTCTGGACCGGTTTGAGCTGGAAGGCCGGGCGTTTTTCGAAGCGGTACGCAATGCGTTTCTGCAGCGCGCAGAAGCCGATCCAGCGCGCTATGTGCGCATCGATGCCGGTCAGCCATTGGTCAAGGTTCAGCAATCGCTGGATACTCTGATTCCGAACTTGCTGGAGCTGATTCGTGGCTGA
- the mltG gene encoding endolytic transglycosylase MltG: MRRKLLLLLETGLVLAGLLMGASAWKIHSALEQPLNITQEELLDVPKGSTPTRTFLELETDGVIKDAFWLRIYWRFNLAGTPIHSGEYRMQPGMTVNGLIDLWKRGEVVQYSLTLVEGWNFHQVRAALAKDEKIEQTLKGLSDSEVMEKIGHRGLFPEGRFFPDTYRFVRGFSDVDLLKKAYDRLDEVLAKEWENRSADAPYTEPYQALIMASLVEKETGVPQERGQIAGVFVRRMALGMQLQTDPTVIYGLGDRYTGKLTRAHLKEPTPYNTYVIPGLPPTPIAMVGREAIHAALNPVEGNSLYFVARGDGSHVFSDDLDAHNSAVREFQLKRRADYRSSPAPANAPAAPATATEDTIPAASPDTAPEALPQVPAQEPAPTPAPAAEPGATAPQNAQ, translated from the coding sequence GTGAGACGTAAACTCTTGCTGCTGCTGGAAACCGGACTGGTTCTGGCAGGGCTGCTGATGGGCGCCAGCGCCTGGAAAATTCATTCGGCGCTGGAACAGCCCCTGAACATCACGCAGGAAGAACTGCTGGATGTGCCGAAAGGCTCGACGCCGACCCGTACCTTCCTTGAACTCGAAACCGATGGAGTCATCAAGGACGCCTTCTGGCTGCGCATCTACTGGCGCTTCAACCTGGCCGGCACGCCGATCCATAGTGGTGAATACCGCATGCAGCCGGGCATGACTGTCAACGGTCTGATCGACTTGTGGAAACGTGGTGAAGTGGTGCAGTACAGCCTGACGCTGGTCGAGGGCTGGAATTTTCACCAGGTCCGCGCCGCACTGGCCAAAGATGAAAAGATCGAGCAGACCCTCAAGGGTTTGAGCGACAGTGAGGTGATGGAGAAAATCGGTCATCGCGGATTGTTCCCCGAGGGGCGCTTCTTCCCGGACACTTATCGCTTCGTGCGGGGTTTCTCCGACGTCGATTTGCTGAAGAAAGCCTATGATCGTCTCGATGAAGTGTTGGCCAAGGAGTGGGAGAACCGCTCGGCCGATGCACCGTACACTGAACCTTATCAGGCGCTGATCATGGCCTCGCTGGTGGAAAAGGAAACCGGTGTGCCGCAGGAGCGGGGGCAGATTGCCGGCGTGTTCGTGCGCCGCATGGCGCTGGGCATGCAGTTGCAAACCGACCCGACCGTGATCTACGGCCTGGGCGATCGCTACACCGGCAAGTTGACCCGTGCTCATCTCAAGGAGCCGACACCCTACAACACCTATGTGATTCCCGGATTGCCGCCGACGCCGATTGCCATGGTCGGCCGCGAGGCGATTCATGCCGCGCTGAATCCGGTGGAAGGCAACAGTCTGTATTTTGTTGCTCGTGGCGACGGTAGCCATGTGTTTTCCGATGACCTGGATGCGCACAACAGCGCGGTGCGCGAGTTCCAGCTCAAGCGCCGCGCCGATTATCGCTCCAGCCCGGCCCCGGCGAATGCGCCGGCCGCTCCGGCCACGGCGACGGAGGACACGATTCCTGCCGCCTCTCCGGATACCGCACCTGAAGCGTTGCCACAGGTTCCCGCTCAGGAACCTGCACCGACACCGGCTCCTGCCGCCGAGCCCGGCGCGACCGCACCGCAAAACGCGCAATGA
- the pabC gene encoding aminodeoxychorismate lyase, which produces MDSWVDGQPADALSLKDRGLAYGDGLFETIAVHGGQPVLLERHLTRLAEGCSRLAISADIELVRSELLAYAAAMGEGVLKLILTRGDGLRGYAPDPAAQGRRILQGNPPAAYPAVHGEQGVRLFPCVTRLSNQPLLAGLKHLNRLEQVLARAEWHDSEHAEGLMLDQAGRVIEGVFSNLFVVRDGVLITPDLKRCGVAGVMRAEILFQAESLAIPSQITDISLEQLQWADEVFICNSVYGVWPVRAYAALSWPVGPLTRKLQTIARALLDA; this is translated from the coding sequence ATGGACAGCTGGGTCGACGGTCAACCGGCTGACGCTCTGTCGCTGAAAGATCGCGGCCTGGCTTACGGCGATGGTCTGTTCGAGACCATTGCCGTGCACGGCGGCCAGCCGGTATTGCTGGAGCGTCATTTGACGCGTTTGGCCGAAGGTTGCTCGCGTCTGGCCATCTCGGCCGATATCGAACTGGTTCGCAGCGAGCTGCTGGCTTATGCCGCGGCAATGGGCGAGGGCGTGCTCAAGCTGATCCTCACCCGAGGTGATGGCTTGCGTGGCTATGCGCCCGATCCTGCGGCGCAGGGCCGGCGCATTCTGCAAGGCAACCCGCCTGCGGCTTATCCTGCCGTGCATGGCGAGCAGGGCGTGCGTCTGTTTCCCTGCGTCACGCGGTTGTCGAATCAGCCATTGCTGGCCGGGCTCAAGCATCTCAATCGTCTGGAGCAAGTACTTGCCCGCGCCGAATGGCACGACAGCGAACACGCCGAGGGCTTGATGCTCGATCAGGCCGGTCGGGTCATCGAGGGCGTGTTCAGCAACCTGTTTGTGGTGCGCGACGGCGTATTGATCACCCCGGATCTGAAACGCTGCGGCGTGGCCGGTGTGATGCGTGCTGAAATATTGTTTCAGGCCGAATCATTGGCCATCCCCAGCCAAATCACCGACATCAGCCTCGAACAGCTGCAATGGGCTGATGAAGTCTTTATCTGCAACAGCGTGTATGGCGTCTGGCCGGTACGCGCCTACGCTGCACTGAGCTGGCCGGTTGGCCCGCTCACCCGTAAACTGCAAACCATTGCCCGCGCGCTACTGGATGCCTGA
- the fabF gene encoding beta-ketoacyl-ACP synthase II codes for MSRRRVVVTGMGMLSPLGTDVPSSWQGILAGRSGIGLIEHTDLSAYSTRFGGSVKGFNVEEYLSVKEARKLDLFIQYGLAAGFQAVRNAGLEVTDANRERIGVAMGSGIGGLTNIEETSRTLHETGPRRISPFFVPGSIINMISGFLSIHLGAQGPNYAISTACTTGTHCIGMAARNIMYDEADVMIAGGAEMAACGLGMGGFGASRALSTRNDEPTRASRPWDKGRDGFVLSDGAGALVLEELEHAKARGATIYAELIGFGTSGDAFHMTSPPADGAGAARCITNALRDAKINIDQVQYINAHGTSTPAGDLAEANAIKTVFGDHAYNLAVSSTKSMTGHLLGAAGAVEAIFSVLAINSQVAPPTINLDEPDEGCDLDFVPHTARNMDIDVVLSNSFGFGGTNGTLAFRRFAG; via the coding sequence GTGTCGCGTAGACGCGTCGTAGTCACCGGTATGGGTATGTTGTCGCCACTGGGCACGGATGTGCCGAGCAGTTGGCAGGGCATTCTGGCTGGCCGCAGTGGCATTGGTCTGATCGAACACACCGACCTTTCTGCCTATTCCACCCGTTTTGGCGGCTCGGTAAAGGGCTTCAATGTCGAGGAATACCTGTCGGTCAAGGAAGCACGCAAGCTCGACCTGTTCATTCAGTACGGTCTGGCCGCGGGTTTTCAGGCTGTTCGCAACGCCGGTCTGGAAGTTACCGACGCCAACCGTGAGCGCATTGGCGTGGCCATGGGCTCGGGCATCGGCGGTCTGACCAACATCGAAGAAACCAGCCGTACCCTGCATGAGACGGGCCCGCGTCGAATTTCGCCTTTCTTCGTGCCAGGCTCGATCATCAATATGATTTCCGGTTTTCTCTCCATCCATCTGGGTGCACAGGGGCCGAACTACGCCATTTCCACTGCCTGTACCACCGGTACGCACTGCATTGGCATGGCCGCGCGCAACATCATGTACGACGAGGCCGACGTAATGATCGCCGGCGGTGCCGAGATGGCCGCGTGCGGTCTGGGCATGGGCGGCTTCGGCGCGTCCCGTGCGCTGTCGACCCGCAACGACGAACCGACCCGTGCCAGTCGTCCGTGGGACAAGGGCCGTGATGGCTTCGTGTTGTCTGACGGTGCCGGTGCATTGGTACTCGAAGAACTTGAGCACGCCAAGGCCCGTGGTGCGACGATCTATGCCGAGCTGATCGGCTTTGGCACCAGTGGCGATGCGTTCCACATGACGTCGCCACCCGCTGATGGTGCTGGTGCAGCGCGCTGCATCACCAATGCCCTGCGCGATGCGAAGATCAATATCGACCAGGTGCAGTACATCAACGCCCACGGTACCTCGACCCCGGCCGGCGACCTTGCCGAAGCCAACGCGATCAAGACCGTGTTCGGTGATCACGCCTACAACCTGGCGGTCAGCTCCACCAAGTCGATGACCGGTCACCTGTTGGGTGCGGCGGGCGCGGTCGAGGCGATCTTCAGTGTGCTGGCGATCAATAGCCAGGTGGCCCCGCCGACCATCAACCTCGACGAGCCGGATGAAGGCTGCGATCTCGACTTCGTGCCGCACACTGCGCGCAACATGGATATCGACGTCGTACTGTCCAACTCCTTCGGGTTTGGCGGCACCAACGGCACGTTGGCATTCCGCCGGTTCGCCGGTTGA